One genomic region from Anabaena sp. PCC 7108 encodes:
- the ruvB gene encoding Holliday junction branch migration DNA helicase RuvB, with the protein MAIISSKKSGQEPNGQPKQQRDSPKARSGQKTASSEENLLVPEAAIDEEGKQEESIRPQQFADYIGQKDLKDVLDIAIKAAKSRAEVLDHLLLYGPPGLGKTTMAMILASEMGVNCKITSAPALERPRDIVGLLVNLKAGDVLFIDEIHRLSRMTEEILYPAMEDYRLDITVGKGSGARIRSIPLVKFTLVGATTRVGALTSPLRDRFGLIQKLRFYEIDELSQIVLRTAELLKTPVNLEGAKEIAKRSRGTPRIANRLLKRVRDYAEVKLSGEITELVAAEALQLFQVDPCGLDWTDRKMLTVIIENFNGGPVGLETIAASTGEDTQTIEEVYEPYLMQIGYLSRTPRGRVATTAAYKHMGFKPPNE; encoded by the coding sequence ATGGCGATAATCTCCTCCAAAAAAAGCGGACAAGAACCCAACGGACAACCAAAGCAGCAGCGGGACTCACCAAAAGCACGTTCTGGGCAAAAAACGGCATCCTCAGAAGAGAATCTTTTAGTCCCAGAAGCAGCTATTGATGAAGAAGGTAAGCAAGAAGAGAGTATTCGACCCCAGCAATTTGCTGATTACATTGGCCAAAAAGACTTAAAGGATGTTTTAGATATTGCCATTAAAGCTGCTAAGTCTAGGGCTGAAGTACTGGATCACCTATTGCTATATGGTCCGCCAGGTTTGGGTAAAACCACAATGGCGATGATTCTAGCATCAGAAATGGGAGTAAATTGCAAAATTACCAGCGCCCCAGCTTTAGAACGTCCACGGGATATAGTTGGATTACTAGTGAATCTCAAAGCCGGAGATGTGCTGTTTATTGATGAAATTCATCGGCTTTCGCGGATGACAGAGGAAATTCTTTATCCAGCAATGGAAGATTATCGCTTAGATATTACAGTCGGTAAGGGTTCTGGCGCTAGGATTAGAAGTATACCCCTGGTTAAGTTTACTTTGGTGGGAGCAACCACCCGTGTCGGTGCGCTAACATCACCTTTGCGCGATCGCTTTGGCTTAATTCAAAAACTGCGATTTTATGAAATTGACGAACTTAGTCAAATTGTCCTTCGCACTGCTGAATTATTAAAAACCCCAGTCAATTTAGAGGGTGCTAAAGAAATTGCCAAACGTTCCAGAGGAACTCCCAGAATTGCAAATAGATTACTAAAGCGAGTCCGTGATTATGCTGAAGTAAAACTCTCAGGAGAAATTACAGAACTTGTTGCAGCTGAAGCTTTGCAACTATTTCAAGTAGATCCCTGTGGTTTAGATTGGACAGATAGAAAAATGCTAACTGTAATTATTGAAAACTTTAATGGTGGACCAGTAGGATTAGAAACTATTGCTGCGTCCACTGGAGAAGATACCCAAACCATTGAAGAAGTTTATGAACCATATTTAATGCAAATTGGTTATTTAAGCCGCACTCCTCGCGGTAGAGTTGCCACGACAGCAGCATATAAACACATGGGATTTAAACCGCCCAATGAGTAA
- a CDS encoding GxxExxY protein: protein MNTSNTQNLKLDEITYIINGCAMKIHRTLGNGFQEVIYQRCMEIELKKSGLGFGREVEQVIYYEGIEVGTRRADFIVENQVVVELKAVISLEDVHLAQAKNYLVAYNFPVGLLINFGALKL from the coding sequence ATGAACACATCTAATACCCAAAATCTCAAATTAGACGAAATTACATATATAATTAATGGCTGTGCAATGAAAATACACAGAACTTTGGGAAATGGTTTTCAGGAGGTTATTTATCAAAGATGTATGGAAATTGAACTCAAAAAATCAGGTTTAGGTTTTGGAAGGGAGGTAGAACAAGTAATTTATTATGAGGGAATTGAAGTAGGAACACGAAGGGCGGATTTTATAGTTGAAAATCAGGTTGTGGTGGAGTTAAAAGCGGTTATCTCTTTAGAAGATGTTCATTTAGCGCAAGCTAAAAATTATTTGGTAGCTTATAATTTTCCTGTGGGATTATTGATTAATTTTGGTGCGTTGAAGTTGTAA
- the gcvP gene encoding aminomethyl-transferring glycine dehydrogenase → MVTNPPRTQPSDNKISATNSQKLSDFTQRHIGIHPNDIQQMLEVLGLNSLDDLIDKTVPQGIRFNKTLQLPPAQSEYAALAKLKQIADKNQVYRSFIGMGYYDCITPAVIQRNILENPGWYTAYTPYQPEIAQGRLEALLNFQTMIIDLTGLEIANASLLDEATAAAEAMTMSYGVCKNKSHNYFVSHECHPQTIDVLQTRAKPLGINIIIGDHQTFDFSETIFGAVLQYPATDGTIYDYCDFITKSHAQGALVTIAADPLSLTLLTPPGELGADIAIGSTQRFGIPLGFGGPHAAYFATKEEYKRLVPGRIVGVSKDIHGKPAYRLALQTREQHIRRDKATSNICTAQVLLAVMASMYAVYHGSDGLRGIAQNIHELTATLATGLKKLGYKITSENFFDTLRVELGNTKLEAILDAANERNINLRIFDNSTVGISLDETTTETDLIDLWQIFALKDQLPFTVEELPISHSQLSRTSKYLTHPVFNRYHSETELLRYLHQLERKDLSLTTSMIPLGSCTMKLNATSEMIPVTWAEFGKIHPFAPISQTRGYQILFQQLEAWLGEITGFAGISLQPNAGSQGEYSGLLVIHEYHQSRGEGHRNICLIPQSAHGTNPASAVMCGMKVVGIACDDQGNIDVDDLKAKAEKHSHELSALMVTYPSTHGVFEEAIQEICAVIHSHGGQVYMDGANMNAQVGICRPGDIGADVCHLNLHKTFCIPHGGGGPGMGPIGVASHLVPFLPGHFVTTIQENNPKSKIQNPKFTGAVSAAPWGSASILVISWMYIIMMGADGLTEATKIAILNANYIAKKLESYYPVLYQGKNGLVAHECILDLRSLKKSAQIEIDDVAKRLMDYGFHAPTVSWPVGGTIMVEPTESESKQELDRFCDALIAIREEVAAIESGKMDIHDNLLKNAPHTAESLIVGEWNHPYSREQAAYPAPWNKEYKFWPSVGRIDAAFGDRNFVCSCLPMEAYS, encoded by the coding sequence GTGGTAACTAATCCCCCTCGTACTCAACCTAGTGATAACAAAATTTCGGCTACAAATAGTCAGAAATTAAGTGATTTCACACAAAGACACATAGGTATTCACCCTAATGATATTCAGCAAATGCTGGAAGTATTAGGTTTGAATAGTCTTGATGACTTAATTGATAAGACAGTACCCCAAGGAATTCGCTTTAACAAAACCCTACAATTACCACCAGCACAAAGCGAATATGCTGCACTAGCCAAATTAAAACAGATAGCCGATAAAAACCAAGTTTATCGCTCATTTATTGGCATGGGTTATTATGATTGTATTACCCCCGCAGTCATTCAACGCAATATCTTAGAAAATCCCGGTTGGTATACAGCATACACACCATATCAACCAGAAATTGCCCAAGGACGTTTGGAAGCATTGCTAAATTTCCAAACGATGATTATTGATTTGACGGGGTTAGAAATTGCTAACGCTTCTTTACTTGATGAAGCGACAGCAGCCGCAGAAGCAATGACTATGAGTTATGGCGTTTGTAAAAACAAATCACATAACTATTTTGTCTCCCATGAATGTCATCCTCAAACCATTGATGTTTTGCAAACACGCGCAAAACCTCTAGGCATAAACATCATTATCGGTGATCATCAAACCTTTGATTTTTCCGAAACTATCTTTGGTGCAGTTCTGCAATATCCCGCAACTGACGGTACAATTTACGACTACTGCGATTTTATCACAAAGTCCCATGCTCAGGGTGCATTGGTGACAATAGCCGCAGATCCGTTAAGCTTAACATTACTCACACCCCCTGGTGAATTAGGGGCTGATATTGCAATAGGAAGTACCCAACGCTTCGGTATTCCCTTGGGCTTTGGGGGACCACACGCTGCTTATTTTGCTACGAAGGAAGAGTATAAACGGCTCGTTCCAGGGCGAATTGTGGGAGTATCAAAAGATATTCACGGTAAACCTGCGTACCGTCTAGCTTTGCAAACCCGTGAACAACACATCCGCAGAGATAAAGCCACCAGCAATATTTGTACAGCGCAGGTATTATTGGCAGTGATGGCGAGTATGTATGCAGTCTATCATGGATCAGATGGACTGAGAGGAATTGCTCAAAATATCCATGAACTTACCGCAACTTTAGCAACTGGACTGAAAAAGTTAGGTTACAAAATCACTTCTGAAAACTTCTTTGATACCTTGCGGGTAGAATTAGGAAATACCAAATTAGAAGCAATTCTCGACGCTGCAAATGAGAGAAATATCAATTTACGCATTTTTGATAATTCAACTGTGGGTATTTCCTTAGATGAAACTACCACCGAAACAGATTTAATTGACCTTTGGCAAATTTTTGCACTAAAAGATCAATTACCTTTTACTGTGGAAGAATTACCAATTTCTCATTCTCAATTATCAAGAACAAGTAAATATCTCACCCATCCAGTTTTTAACCGTTATCATTCTGAAACTGAGTTATTACGTTATTTACATCAATTAGAAAGGAAGGATTTATCATTAACAACTTCAATGATTCCCTTGGGTTCTTGCACCATGAAGTTAAACGCAACTTCGGAAATGATTCCGGTAACATGGGCAGAATTTGGGAAAATACATCCTTTTGCACCAATTTCCCAAACTAGAGGTTATCAAATCCTGTTCCAACAATTAGAAGCATGGTTAGGAGAAATTACAGGTTTTGCGGGAATTTCCTTACAACCAAATGCAGGTTCTCAAGGTGAATATTCAGGACTTTTGGTAATTCATGAATATCATCAAAGTCGCGGAGAAGGACACAGAAATATTTGTTTAATTCCTCAATCTGCACATGGAACAAATCCCGCAAGTGCGGTAATGTGTGGAATGAAAGTTGTGGGAATTGCTTGTGATGATCAAGGTAATATTGATGTTGATGATTTAAAAGCCAAAGCCGAAAAACATAGTCATGAATTATCAGCTTTAATGGTGACATATCCATCAACTCATGGGGTATTTGAAGAAGCAATTCAAGAAATTTGTGCGGTAATTCATAGTCACGGTGGACAAGTTTACATGGACGGTGCTAATATGAATGCCCAAGTAGGTATTTGTCGTCCTGGTGATATTGGTGCAGATGTCTGTCATTTGAATTTACACAAAACTTTCTGTATTCCTCATGGTGGTGGTGGTCCCGGTATGGGTCCTATTGGTGTCGCTTCCCACCTTGTGCCGTTTTTACCTGGACATTTTGTGACGACAATACAGGAAAATAATCCAAAATCCAAAATCCAAAATCCAAAATTCACTGGTGCTGTTTCTGCTGCACCTTGGGGTAGTGCAAGTATCCTAGTGATTTCTTGGATGTATATTATCATGATGGGTGCAGATGGGTTGACGGAAGCAACCAAAATTGCCATTTTGAATGCTAATTACATCGCTAAGAAATTAGAGTCATATTATCCGGTTTTGTATCAGGGAAAAAATGGTTTAGTGGCACATGAATGTATTTTAGATTTGCGAAGTTTGAAGAAATCAGCGCAGATTGAAATTGATGATGTTGCGAAGCGGTTAATGGATTATGGTTTTCATGCACCTACTGTTTCTTGGCCTGTTGGTGGAACAATTATGGTAGAACCAACGGAAAGTGAATCTAAACAGGAATTAGATAGATTTTGTGATGCTTTGATTGCGATTCGTGAGGAAGTTGCGGCAATTGAATCTGGTAAAATGGACATTCATGATAATCTTTTGAAAAATGCTCCTCACACTGCGGAAAGTTTGATTGTTGGTGAATGGAATCATCCCTATTCTCGTGAACAAGCTGCTTATCCTGCACCTTGGAATAAGGAATATAAGTTCTGGCCAAGTGTGGGGAGAATTGACGCGGCTTTTGGGGATAGGAATTTTGTTTGTTCTTGTTTACCAATGGAGGCTTATAGTTAG
- a CDS encoding thiol-disulfide oxidoreductase DCC family protein, translated as MKYYVIYDGQCNLCVNSVQLLETIDQGKLFNYVPMQDQQTLHKWGITPQDCEQGMILIDENLSQRWQGSNAIEEIGRLLPTAGFVDIYRGLPGMKWLGDKFYEQIRDHRYTLFGKRDTYQSIYCVDGSCNAGNKQQ; from the coding sequence ATGAAATACTACGTAATTTATGATGGTCAGTGTAATCTTTGTGTTAATTCAGTGCAGTTACTAGAAACTATAGATCAGGGAAAACTATTTAATTATGTTCCCATGCAAGATCAGCAAACATTACATAAATGGGGAATTACCCCCCAAGATTGTGAACAGGGAATGATTTTAATTGATGAGAATCTTTCACAACGTTGGCAGGGTAGTAACGCCATTGAAGAAATTGGACGTTTGTTGCCTACTGCGGGTTTTGTCGATATTTATCGTGGTTTACCCGGTATGAAATGGCTGGGTGATAAATTCTATGAACAAATCCGCGATCATCGTTATACTCTATTCGGTAAACGTGATACTTATCAATCTATTTATTGTGTTGATGGTAGTTGCAATGCGGGAAATAAACAACAATAA
- the hisF gene encoding imidazole glycerol phosphate synthase subunit HisF produces MLSKRILPCLDVKAGRVVKGVNFIDLKDAGDPVELAKVYNEAGADELVFLDITATHEDRDTIIDVVYRTAEQVFIPLTVGGGIQTLENVKGLLRAGADKVSINSAAVRNPDLIDRASDRFGNQCIVVAIDARRRVDPTNPGWDVYVRGGRENTGKDALLWAQEVVKRGAGELLVTSMDADGTQAGYDLELTRAIAQAVEVPVIASGGAGNCEHIHEALTAGKAEAALLASLLHFGQLSVAQIKNYLHDRSVSVRLP; encoded by the coding sequence ATGTTATCTAAAAGAATTTTACCTTGCTTGGATGTCAAGGCGGGACGGGTTGTTAAAGGAGTTAACTTTATTGATCTTAAGGATGCAGGTGATCCCGTAGAACTGGCCAAGGTTTATAACGAAGCTGGTGCTGATGAGTTAGTGTTTCTGGATATTACGGCCACTCATGAAGACCGGGATACGATTATTGATGTGGTTTACCGGACTGCTGAACAGGTCTTTATTCCCTTAACTGTGGGTGGTGGTATCCAAACCTTAGAAAATGTTAAAGGTTTGTTAAGAGCAGGGGCTGACAAGGTTAGTATTAATTCTGCGGCAGTCCGCAACCCAGATTTGATTGATCGGGCAAGCGATCGCTTTGGTAATCAGTGCATAGTTGTTGCTATTGATGCTAGGCGCAGAGTTGACCCCACTAATCCAGGTTGGGATGTGTACGTTCGTGGTGGCCGAGAAAATACGGGTAAAGATGCCTTACTGTGGGCGCAAGAAGTTGTAAAGCGGGGGGCAGGTGAATTGTTAGTGACGAGTATGGATGCCGATGGTACTCAAGCCGGTTATGACCTAGAGTTAACGCGAGCGATCGCACAAGCGGTAGAAGTTCCTGTTATTGCTTCTGGTGGCGCTGGCAATTGTGAACATATCCATGAGGCTTTGACAGCAGGTAAAGCCGAAGCAGCATTATTGGCATCTCTGTTACATTTTGGGCAATTAAGCGTCGCCCAAATCAAAAATTATTTGCACGACCGATCCGTTTCCGTGCGATTACCCTGA